One region of Pan paniscus chromosome 5, NHGRI_mPanPan1-v2.0_pri, whole genome shotgun sequence genomic DNA includes:
- the SAPCD1 gene encoding suppressor APC domain-containing protein 1: MGSQGSGGVPLVQAPYTVLLLPLGTSRQDPGAQSFFLWLRRMQALEREQDALWQGLELLQHGQAWFEDHLREAQRQQLHLGALGENFLTDLHSEPGRPPLAQIQKVNICLQNLIHEKFSPSPLNKASSCTTQDSKERRREQNLWQQQELSRQQKGVTQPKEEMAQRGCTKGPRGPTRV; encoded by the exons ATGGGGAGCCAGGGCTCTGGCGGGGTGCCCTTGGTGCAGGCTCCCTACACAGTCCTGCTGCTGCCGCTGGGGACAAGCCGCCAAGACCCAGGGGCCCAGAGCTTCTTCCTTTGG CTACGGAGGATGCAGGCTCTGGAGAGAGAACAGGATGCCCTGTGGCAGGGTCTGGAGCTGCTACAGCATGGCCAGGCCTGGTTTGAAGACCATCTGAGGGAGGCACAGCGACAGCAGCTGCATCTAGGGGCCCTTGGTGAG AATTTTCTAACAGATTTACACTCAGAGCCTGGTCGCCCCCCGTTAGCCCAGATTCAAAAGGTGAACATCTGTTTGCAGAATCTGATTCATGAGAAG TTCTCCCCAAGTCCACTGAACAAGGCTAGTTCCTGCACCACCCAGGATTCAAAGGAAAGACGAAGGGAGCAGAACTTGTGGCAGCAACAG GAGTTGTCAAGGCAGCAGAAAGGAGTCACCCAGCCAAAGGAGGAGATGGCTCAGCGGGGCTGCACCAAGGGGCCAAGAGGCCCTACCCGTGTCTAA
- the VWA7 gene encoding von Willebrand factor A domain-containing protein 7 produces the protein MLPTEVPQSHPGPSALLLLQLLLPPTSAFFPNIWSLLAAPGSITHQDLTEEAALNVTLQLFLEQPPPGRPPLRLEDFLGRTLLADDLFAAYFGPGSSRRFRAALGEVSRANAAQDFLPTSRNDPDLHFDAERLGQGRARLVGALRETVVAARALDHTLARQRLGAALHALQDFYSHSNWVELGEQQPHPHLLWPRQELQNLAQVADPTCSDCEELSCPRNWLGFTLLTSGYFGTHPPKPPGKCSHGGHFDRSSSQPPRGGINKDSTSPGFSPHHMLHLQAAKLALLASIQAFGLLRSRLGDRDFSRLLDITPASSLSFVLDTTGSMGEEINAAKIQARHIAEQRRGSPMEPVHYVLVPFHDPGFGPVFTTSDPDSFWQQLNEIHALGGGDEPEMCLSALQLALLHTPPLSDIFVFTDASPKDAFLTNQVESLTQERRCRVTFLVTEDTSRVQGRARREILSPLRFEPYKAVALASGGEVIFTKDQHIRDVAAIVGESMAALVTLPLDPPVVVPGQPLVFSVDGLLQKITIRIHGDISSFWIKNPAGVSQGQEEGVGPLGHTRRFGQFWMVTMDDPPQTGTWEIQVTAEDTPGVRVQAQTSLDFLFHFGIPMEDGPHPGLYPLTQPVAGLQTQLLVEVTGLGSRANPGDPQPHFSHVILRGVPEGAELGQVPLEPVGPPERGLLTASLLPTLLSTPRPFSLELIGQDTAGRRLHRAAPQPSTVVPVLLELSGPSGFLAPGSKVPLSLRIASFSGPQDLNLRTFVNPSFSLTSNLSRAHLELNESAWGRLWLEVPDSAAPDSVVMVTVTAAGREANPVPPTHAFLRLLVSAPAPQDQHTTPTGSSDTILTTATPAFSPFTLVTQGRAGAGLATGSPWWGTVGGVLLLLGLASW, from the exons ATGCTCCCCACGGAGGTCCCCCAATCCCACCCGGGCCCCTCAGCGTTGCTTCTGCTGCAGCTGTTGCTGCCCCCCACATCTGCCTTCTTCCCCAACATCTGGAGCCTGCTGGCTGCCCCTGGCTCCATCACCCACCAAGACCTAACTGAGGAGGCAGCGCTCAACGTCACCCTGCAGCTCTTCCTGGAGCAGCCACCCCCAGGCCGCCCCCCTCTTCGTCTTGAGGACTTCCTG GGTCGAACACTCCTTGCTGATGACCTCTTTGCCGCCTACTTTGGACCTGGTTCTTCTCGGCGGTTCCGAGCAGCCTTAGGTGAGGTGTCTCGTGCCAATGCAGCCCAGGACTTCCTGCCAACTTCCAGGAATGACCCCGACCTGCACTTTGATGCTGAGCGACTGGGTCAGGGACGCGCGCGCCTGGTAGGGGCTCTGCGGGAGACCGTGGTGGCAGCCAGAGCCCTTGACCACACCCTGGCTCGCCAGCGCCTCGGGGCTGCACTTCATGCCCTGCAG GATTTCTACAGTCATAGCAACTGGGTGGAGCTGGGCGAGCAGCAGCCACACCCTCACCTCCTCTGGCCAAGGCAGGAGCTCCAGAACCTGGCACAAG TGGCCGATCCTACCTGCTCCGATTGCGAGGAGTTGAGCTGCCCCAGGAATTGGCTGGGCTTCACACTCCTCACCTCTGGCTACTTTGGAACTCATCCCCCGAAACCTCCAG GGAAATGTAGCCACGGGGGCCATTTTGACCGGAGCAGCTCCCAGCCACCGAGGGGAGGCATCAACAAGGACAGCACATCCCCAGGCTTCTCCCCTCACCACATGCTGCACCTCCAGGCTGCAAAACTGGCCCTTCTAGCCTCCATCCAGGCCTTCGGCCTTCTGCGAAGCCGCCTGGGAGACAGGGATTTCTCCAG GCTGCTGGACATcaccccagcctccagcctgagCTTTGTCCTGGACACCACGGGCAGCATGGGTGAGGAGATCAACGCTGCCAAAATCCAGGCTCGCCACATTGCGGAGCAGCGGAGAGGCAGCCCCATGGAGCCTGTCCACTATGTCCTGGTGCCTTTTCATGACCCAG gGTTCGGCCCTGTCTTTACAACCAGTGACCCTGACAGCTTCTGGCAACAGCTTAATGAGATCCATGCCTTAGGGGGTGGAGACGAGCCTGAGATGTGCCTGTCAGCCCTGCAG CTGGCCCTGCTGCACACACCTCCACTCTCAGATATCTTTGTCTTCACGGATGCCTCCCCCAAGGATGCCTTTCTCACCAACCAGGTGGAATCCCTGACTCAGGAGCGGCGCTGCCGG GTAACATTCCTGGTGACTGAAGATACATCAAGGGTTCAGGGTCGAGCTCGGCGTGAGATCTTGTCCCCTCTGCGTTTTGAGCCATACAAAGCAGTGGCCCTGGCCTCAGGAGGAGAGGTGATCTTCACCAAAGACCAGCACATTCGAGACGTGGCAGCCATTGTTGGGGAGAGCATGGCTGCCCTG GTGACTCTTCCCCTGGACCCTCCTGTTGTGGTGCCTGGGCAGCCACTTGTGTTCAGTGTGGATGGGCTGCTCCAGAAGATCACAATCCGGATCCATGGAGACATCAGCAGCTTCTGGATCAAGAACCCTGCAG GGGTCTCCCAGGGCCAGGAGGAAGGCGTGGGTCCTCTAGGTCACACTCGCCGCTTTGGGCAGTTCTGGATGGTGACCATGGATGACCCTCCACAGACAGGAACCTGGGAGATCCAGGTCACAGCTGAGGACACCCCTGGGGTGAGAGTGCAAG CCCAGACCTCCCTGGACTTCCTCTTCCACTTTGGGATCCCCATGGAGGATGGACCCCACCCTGGCCTCTACCCCCTGACTCAGCCAGTTGCAG GTCTTCAGACCCAGCTGCTGGTAGAAGTGACAGGGTTGGGTTCCAGAGCCAATCCTGGGGATCCTCAGCCGCATTTCTCCCACGTCATCCTTCGAGGGGTCCCAGAGGGTGCCGAACTAGGCCAGGTGCCCTTGGAGCCCGTGGGACCTCCGGAGCGAGGTCTCCTCACAGCCTCGCTGTTGCCCACGCTGCTGTCCACCCCTAGACCCTTCTCCCTGGAGCTGATTGGCCAGGACACAGCGGGGCGGCGCCTGCACAGGGCTGCCCCTCAGCCTAGCACTGTAGTCCCTGTCCTTCTGGAG CTTAGTGGCCCCTCGGGTTTCTTGGCCCCGGGCAGCAAAGTCCCACTCAGTCTCCGCATCGCCAGCTTCTCGGGCCCTCAGGATCTTAACCTTAGGACTTTCGTCAACCCCAGCTTCTCCCTCACCTCCAACCTCTCCAG GGCTCACCTGGAACTGAATGAGTCGGCCTGGGGCCGCCTGTGGCTGGAGGTCCCAGATTCAGCGGCCCCGGATTCCGTGGTGATGGTGACTGTGACTGCAGCGGGACGAGAAGCCAACCCAGTACCCCCGACTCATGCTTTCCTCCGGCTCCTGGTATCGGCCCCAGCCCCGCAG GACCAGCACACCACCCCTACCGGCTCATCTGACACGATCCTCACCACGGCCACCCCTGCCTTTTCCCCCTTCACATTGGTGACTCaaggcagggctggggcagggctggcTACGGGCAGCCCCTGGTGGGGCACAGTTGGAGGGGTGCTACTTCTGCTAGGCCTGGCCTCCTGGTGA